A genome region from Tursiops truncatus isolate mTurTru1 chromosome 15, mTurTru1.mat.Y, whole genome shotgun sequence includes the following:
- the MICALL2 gene encoding MICAL-like protein 2 isoform X2, with product MAAITALQQWCRQQCEGYRDVSITNMTTSFRDGLAFCAILHRHRPDLINFDALRKENIYENNKLAFRVAEEQLGIPALLDAEDMVALKVPDRLSILTYVSQYYNYFHGRSPIGGMAGVKRPLSDASEEPSGKKAPSQPARPSPTPARGQPLSPVSTNPTVQRKAGQAAVGSVSSTCGVCGQHVHLVQRHLADGRLYHRSCFRCKQCSNTLHSGTYKATAEPGVFVCSSHDPGTASAGPTLPGLAPRRPGALSMDSKTPGSPKKAQEASGQRDAGPKARLPAWEPAVGSPTAKGYPPAAADPPATACSHVHAGSPAGARLSVGPMGGKASTHVTNSSPTGWSSPAGSPRCAVTPSARDSRPATPQGRVTPRGAAPQTKLSSGPASPVPASAPAWTPSSSRTQQARERFFQTPGAAPRAGPAGGAPAVADAPSRDGSREQALSLLRKALHELGAAGAQAPGRPSLATGPAPNSHPRSEGPGASPAATRPQSASPQALSPAARSAPPAPRSAGSISRVSAPPQAGRKASAAPSGAVGAGAGSRLKLEAPRAEGPSASPQEGQEDGPAGWRARLKPVEKKSPAERALELKEPQVLGEPRAGHAPQKVSGSSEGGVRITLTPVRVDRTPGPAGASLLAASPSPFQSPSHRRKLAVPASLDVSGSWLQPEPSGKEAPAWSRKKEEKAPPQGEPVRPSGPAGIPVPPGESVPSPVREEIQRQVQDIERQLDALELRGVELEKRLRAAEEDASEDALMVDWFRLIHEKQLLLRLESELMYKARDQRLEEQQLDIEGELRRLMAKPEALKSPQDRQREQDLLNQYVNTVNDRSDIIDLLDEDRLREQQEDEMLQNMIRKMDLQRSGGEQRKKPRFRLSSIWSPKSRSRTPE from the exons ATGGCGGCCATCACAGCGCTGCAGCAGTGGTGCCGGCAGCAGTGCGAGGGCTACCGGGACGTGAGCATCACCAACATGACCACGTCGTTCCGCGACGGCCTGGCCTTCTGCGCCATCCTGCACCGCCACCGGCCCGACCTCAT aAACTTCGATGCCCTCAGGAAGGAAAACATTTACGAGAACAACAAACTG GCCTTCCGCGTGGCTGAGGAGCAGCTGGGCATCCCGGCCTTGCTGGACGCCGAGGACATGGTGGCCCTGAAGGTGCCCGACCGGCTGAGCATCCTGACCTACGTGTCCCAGTACTACAACTACTTCCACGGGCGCTCCCCCA TTGGGGGCATGGCCGGCGTGAAGAGGCCCCTGTCGGACGCCAGTGAGGAACCGTCTGGAAAGAAGGCCCCGTCCCAACCTGCCAGGCCTTCGCCCACCCCAGCCCGGGGGCAGCCGCTGTCTCCGGTCAGCACAAACCCCACCGTCCAGCGGAAGGCT GGCCAGGCTGCGGTCGGCTCCGTCAGCAGCACCTGTGGCGTCTGCGGGCAGCACGTGCACCTCGTGCAGCGGCATCTGGCAGACGGGAGACTGTACCACCGGAGCTGCTTCAG GTGTAAGCAGTGCTCCAACACGCTGCACTCGGGGACCTACAAGGCCACAGCAGAGCCCGGCGTCTTCGTCTGCTCCAGCCACGACCCTGGAACCGCCTCTGCTGGCCCCACGTTGCCGGGCTTGGCCCCCCGGCGGCCTGGAGCCCTGTCCATGGACTCCAAGACCCCTGGCTCCCCGAAGAAGGCCCAGGAGGCGAGCGGGCAGAGAGACGCAGGACCAAAGGCCAGGCTGCCCGCGTGGGAGCCCGCGGTGGGCAGCCCGACTGCCAAAGGTTACCCGCCGGCTGCAGCTGACCCTCCGGCCACCGCCTGCTCCCACGTCCATGCGGGGAGCCCAGCCGGGGCCAGGCTCTCGGTGGGCCCCATGGGTGGCAAGGCCAGCACTCACGTGACCAACAGCTCTCCGACGGGGTGGTCGTCGCCGGCAGGCAGCCCTCGTTGCGCCGTGACCCCGAGTGCCCGGGACTCTCGCCCGGCCACACCACAAGGCCGGGTAACCCCCCGAGGGGCAGCCCCTCAGACCAAGCTCAGCTCAGGGCCAGCGTCTCCGGTCCCAGCGAGTGCCCCGGCCTGGACCCCATCGTCCTCCAGGACGCAGCAGGCCCGGGAGAGGTTCTTCCAGACGCCTGGAGCCGCCCCCCGCGCTGGCCCGGCTGGCGGGGCCCCAGCTGTGGCGGACGCTCCTTCCAGGGACGGCAGCAGGGAACAGGCGCTGAGCCTCCTCCGGAAGGCCCTCCACGAGCTGGGGGCAGCTGGCGCTCAGGCGCCCGGCAG GCCCTCCCTCGCCACCGGCCCTGCGCCCAACTCCCATCCCAGGTCCGAAGGGCCAGGAGCAAGTCCAGCAGCCACGCGGCCACAGTCGGCGTCTCCGCAGGCCCTTAGCCCCGCCGCGAGGAGCGCGCCGCCGGCCCCCCGGAGCGCAGGCAGCATCTCGCGGGTGTCGGCGCCGCCCCAGGCGGGCAGGAAAGCCTCGGCTGCACCCTCAGGGGCCGTCGGGGCGGGTGCCGGCTCCAGGCTGAAGCTGGAGGCCCCGCGGGCCGAGG gcCCGAGTGCCAGCCCCCAGGAGGGCCAGGAGGACGGGCCGGCAGGATGGAGGGCCCGCCTGAAGCCCGTGGAGAAGAAAAGCCCCGCTGAGAG GGCTCTGGAGCTGAAGGAGCCTCAGGTCCTGGGAGAGCCGAGGGCGGGTCATGCACCCCAGAAGGTCTCTGGGAGCTCCGAGGGGGGCGTCCGCATCACCCTGACCCCTGTGCGAGTGGACAGGACACCAGGCCCGGCCGGGGCCAGCCTCCTAG ctgcatccccctcccccttccagtCCCCATCCCACCGCAGGAAGCTGGCGGTCCCTGCCAGCCTAGACGTTTCTGGCAGCTGGCTTCAGCCGGAGCCCTCGGGGAAGGAAGCCCCTGCCTGGAGccggaagaaggaggagaaagcccCTCCCCAGGGTGAACCAG TGAGGCCCTCGGGCCCGGCCGGCATCCCTGTTCCGCCTGGCGAGTCAGTGCCCTCCCCGGTCAGG GAGGAGATCCAGCGGCAGGTGCAGGACATCGAGAGGCAGCTGGATGCCCTGGAGCTCCGGGGTGTGGAGCTGGAGAAGCGCCTGCGTGCGGCCGAGGAGG ACGCCTCGGAGGACGCCCTCATGGTGGACTGGTTCCGGCTCATCCACGAGAAGCAGCTGCTGCTGAGGCTGGAGTCTGAGCTGATGTACAA GGCCAGGGACCAGCGCCTGGAGGAGCAGCAGCTGGACATCGAGGGGGAGCTGCGCCGGCTGATGGCCAAGCCGG AGGCTCTGAAGTCCCCCCAGGATCGGCAGCGGGAGCAGGACCTGCTGAACCAGTACGTGAACACCGTCAATGACCGCAGTGACATCATCGACCTCCTGGATGAGGACCGGCTCAG
- the MICALL2 gene encoding MICAL-like protein 2 isoform X1, with translation MAAITALQQWCRQQCEGYRDVSITNMTTSFRDGLAFCAILHRHRPDLINFDALRKENIYENNKLAFRVAEEQLGIPALLDAEDMVALKVPDRLSILTYVSQYYNYFHGRSPIGGMAGVKRPLSDASEEPSGKKAPSQPARPSPTPARGQPLSPVSTNPTVQRKAGQAAVGSVSSTCGVCGQHVHLVQRHLADGRLYHRSCFRCKQCSNTLHSGTYKATAEPGVFVCSSHDPGTASAGPTLPGLAPRRPGALSMDSKTPGSPKKAQEASGQRDAGPKARLPAWEPAVGSPTAKGYPPAAADPPATACSHVHAGSPAGARLSVGPMGGKASTHVTNSSPTGWSSPAGSPRCAVTPSARDSRPATPQGRVTPRGAAPQTKLSSGPASPVPASAPAWTPSSSRTQQARERFFQTPGAAPRAGPAGGAPAVADAPSRDGSREQALSLLRKALHELGAAGAQAPGRPSLATGPAPNSHPRSEGPGASPAATRPQSASPQALSPAARSAPPAPRSAGSISRVSAPPQAGRKASAAPSGAVGAGAGSRLKLEAPRAEGPSASPQEGQEDGPAGWRARLKPVEKKSPAERALELKEPQVLGEPRAGHAPQKVSGSSEGGVRITLTPVRVDRTPGPAGASLLAASPSPFQSPSHRRKLAVPASLDVSGSWLQPEPSGKEAPAWSRKKEEKAPPQGEPVRPSGPAGIPVPPGESVPSPVRLHPDYVPQEEIQRQVQDIERQLDALELRGVELEKRLRAAEEDASEDALMVDWFRLIHEKQLLLRLESELMYKARDQRLEEQQLDIEGELRRLMAKPEALKSPQDRQREQDLLNQYVNTVNDRSDIIDLLDEDRLREQQEDEMLQNMIRKMDLQRSGGEQRKKPRFRLSSIWSPKSRSRTPE, from the exons ATGGCGGCCATCACAGCGCTGCAGCAGTGGTGCCGGCAGCAGTGCGAGGGCTACCGGGACGTGAGCATCACCAACATGACCACGTCGTTCCGCGACGGCCTGGCCTTCTGCGCCATCCTGCACCGCCACCGGCCCGACCTCAT aAACTTCGATGCCCTCAGGAAGGAAAACATTTACGAGAACAACAAACTG GCCTTCCGCGTGGCTGAGGAGCAGCTGGGCATCCCGGCCTTGCTGGACGCCGAGGACATGGTGGCCCTGAAGGTGCCCGACCGGCTGAGCATCCTGACCTACGTGTCCCAGTACTACAACTACTTCCACGGGCGCTCCCCCA TTGGGGGCATGGCCGGCGTGAAGAGGCCCCTGTCGGACGCCAGTGAGGAACCGTCTGGAAAGAAGGCCCCGTCCCAACCTGCCAGGCCTTCGCCCACCCCAGCCCGGGGGCAGCCGCTGTCTCCGGTCAGCACAAACCCCACCGTCCAGCGGAAGGCT GGCCAGGCTGCGGTCGGCTCCGTCAGCAGCACCTGTGGCGTCTGCGGGCAGCACGTGCACCTCGTGCAGCGGCATCTGGCAGACGGGAGACTGTACCACCGGAGCTGCTTCAG GTGTAAGCAGTGCTCCAACACGCTGCACTCGGGGACCTACAAGGCCACAGCAGAGCCCGGCGTCTTCGTCTGCTCCAGCCACGACCCTGGAACCGCCTCTGCTGGCCCCACGTTGCCGGGCTTGGCCCCCCGGCGGCCTGGAGCCCTGTCCATGGACTCCAAGACCCCTGGCTCCCCGAAGAAGGCCCAGGAGGCGAGCGGGCAGAGAGACGCAGGACCAAAGGCCAGGCTGCCCGCGTGGGAGCCCGCGGTGGGCAGCCCGACTGCCAAAGGTTACCCGCCGGCTGCAGCTGACCCTCCGGCCACCGCCTGCTCCCACGTCCATGCGGGGAGCCCAGCCGGGGCCAGGCTCTCGGTGGGCCCCATGGGTGGCAAGGCCAGCACTCACGTGACCAACAGCTCTCCGACGGGGTGGTCGTCGCCGGCAGGCAGCCCTCGTTGCGCCGTGACCCCGAGTGCCCGGGACTCTCGCCCGGCCACACCACAAGGCCGGGTAACCCCCCGAGGGGCAGCCCCTCAGACCAAGCTCAGCTCAGGGCCAGCGTCTCCGGTCCCAGCGAGTGCCCCGGCCTGGACCCCATCGTCCTCCAGGACGCAGCAGGCCCGGGAGAGGTTCTTCCAGACGCCTGGAGCCGCCCCCCGCGCTGGCCCGGCTGGCGGGGCCCCAGCTGTGGCGGACGCTCCTTCCAGGGACGGCAGCAGGGAACAGGCGCTGAGCCTCCTCCGGAAGGCCCTCCACGAGCTGGGGGCAGCTGGCGCTCAGGCGCCCGGCAG GCCCTCCCTCGCCACCGGCCCTGCGCCCAACTCCCATCCCAGGTCCGAAGGGCCAGGAGCAAGTCCAGCAGCCACGCGGCCACAGTCGGCGTCTCCGCAGGCCCTTAGCCCCGCCGCGAGGAGCGCGCCGCCGGCCCCCCGGAGCGCAGGCAGCATCTCGCGGGTGTCGGCGCCGCCCCAGGCGGGCAGGAAAGCCTCGGCTGCACCCTCAGGGGCCGTCGGGGCGGGTGCCGGCTCCAGGCTGAAGCTGGAGGCCCCGCGGGCCGAGG gcCCGAGTGCCAGCCCCCAGGAGGGCCAGGAGGACGGGCCGGCAGGATGGAGGGCCCGCCTGAAGCCCGTGGAGAAGAAAAGCCCCGCTGAGAG GGCTCTGGAGCTGAAGGAGCCTCAGGTCCTGGGAGAGCCGAGGGCGGGTCATGCACCCCAGAAGGTCTCTGGGAGCTCCGAGGGGGGCGTCCGCATCACCCTGACCCCTGTGCGAGTGGACAGGACACCAGGCCCGGCCGGGGCCAGCCTCCTAG ctgcatccccctcccccttccagtCCCCATCCCACCGCAGGAAGCTGGCGGTCCCTGCCAGCCTAGACGTTTCTGGCAGCTGGCTTCAGCCGGAGCCCTCGGGGAAGGAAGCCCCTGCCTGGAGccggaagaaggaggagaaagcccCTCCCCAGGGTGAACCAG TGAGGCCCTCGGGCCCGGCCGGCATCCCTGTTCCGCCTGGCGAGTCAGTGCCCTCCCCGGTCAGG CTGCACCCTGACTACGTGCCCCAGGAGGAGATCCAGCGGCAGGTGCAGGACATCGAGAGGCAGCTGGATGCCCTGGAGCTCCGGGGTGTGGAGCTGGAGAAGCGCCTGCGTGCGGCCGAGGAGG ACGCCTCGGAGGACGCCCTCATGGTGGACTGGTTCCGGCTCATCCACGAGAAGCAGCTGCTGCTGAGGCTGGAGTCTGAGCTGATGTACAA GGCCAGGGACCAGCGCCTGGAGGAGCAGCAGCTGGACATCGAGGGGGAGCTGCGCCGGCTGATGGCCAAGCCGG AGGCTCTGAAGTCCCCCCAGGATCGGCAGCGGGAGCAGGACCTGCTGAACCAGTACGTGAACACCGTCAATGACCGCAGTGACATCATCGACCTCCTGGATGAGGACCGGCTCAG
- the MICALL2 gene encoding MICAL-like protein 2 isoform X3: MVALKVPDRLSILTYVSQYYNYFHGRSPIGGMAGVKRPLSDASEEPSGKKAPSQPARPSPTPARGQPLSPVSTNPTVQRKAGQAAVGSVSSTCGVCGQHVHLVQRHLADGRLYHRSCFRCKQCSNTLHSGTYKATAEPGVFVCSSHDPGTASAGPTLPGLAPRRPGALSMDSKTPGSPKKAQEASGQRDAGPKARLPAWEPAVGSPTAKGYPPAAADPPATACSHVHAGSPAGARLSVGPMGGKASTHVTNSSPTGWSSPAGSPRCAVTPSARDSRPATPQGRVTPRGAAPQTKLSSGPASPVPASAPAWTPSSSRTQQARERFFQTPGAAPRAGPAGGAPAVADAPSRDGSREQALSLLRKALHELGAAGAQAPGRPSLATGPAPNSHPRSEGPGASPAATRPQSASPQALSPAARSAPPAPRSAGSISRVSAPPQAGRKASAAPSGAVGAGAGSRLKLEAPRAEGPSASPQEGQEDGPAGWRARLKPVEKKSPAERALELKEPQVLGEPRAGHAPQKVSGSSEGGVRITLTPVRVDRTPGPAGASLLAASPSPFQSPSHRRKLAVPASLDVSGSWLQPEPSGKEAPAWSRKKEEKAPPQGEPVRPSGPAGIPVPPGESVPSPVRLHPDYVPQEEIQRQVQDIERQLDALELRGVELEKRLRAAEEDASEDALMVDWFRLIHEKQLLLRLESELMYKARDQRLEEQQLDIEGELRRLMAKPEALKSPQDRQREQDLLNQYVNTVNDRSDIIDLLDEDRLREQQEDEMLQNMIRKMDLQRSGGEQRKKPRFRLSSIWSPKSRSRTPE, encoded by the exons ATGGTGGCCCTGAAGGTGCCCGACCGGCTGAGCATCCTGACCTACGTGTCCCAGTACTACAACTACTTCCACGGGCGCTCCCCCA TTGGGGGCATGGCCGGCGTGAAGAGGCCCCTGTCGGACGCCAGTGAGGAACCGTCTGGAAAGAAGGCCCCGTCCCAACCTGCCAGGCCTTCGCCCACCCCAGCCCGGGGGCAGCCGCTGTCTCCGGTCAGCACAAACCCCACCGTCCAGCGGAAGGCT GGCCAGGCTGCGGTCGGCTCCGTCAGCAGCACCTGTGGCGTCTGCGGGCAGCACGTGCACCTCGTGCAGCGGCATCTGGCAGACGGGAGACTGTACCACCGGAGCTGCTTCAG GTGTAAGCAGTGCTCCAACACGCTGCACTCGGGGACCTACAAGGCCACAGCAGAGCCCGGCGTCTTCGTCTGCTCCAGCCACGACCCTGGAACCGCCTCTGCTGGCCCCACGTTGCCGGGCTTGGCCCCCCGGCGGCCTGGAGCCCTGTCCATGGACTCCAAGACCCCTGGCTCCCCGAAGAAGGCCCAGGAGGCGAGCGGGCAGAGAGACGCAGGACCAAAGGCCAGGCTGCCCGCGTGGGAGCCCGCGGTGGGCAGCCCGACTGCCAAAGGTTACCCGCCGGCTGCAGCTGACCCTCCGGCCACCGCCTGCTCCCACGTCCATGCGGGGAGCCCAGCCGGGGCCAGGCTCTCGGTGGGCCCCATGGGTGGCAAGGCCAGCACTCACGTGACCAACAGCTCTCCGACGGGGTGGTCGTCGCCGGCAGGCAGCCCTCGTTGCGCCGTGACCCCGAGTGCCCGGGACTCTCGCCCGGCCACACCACAAGGCCGGGTAACCCCCCGAGGGGCAGCCCCTCAGACCAAGCTCAGCTCAGGGCCAGCGTCTCCGGTCCCAGCGAGTGCCCCGGCCTGGACCCCATCGTCCTCCAGGACGCAGCAGGCCCGGGAGAGGTTCTTCCAGACGCCTGGAGCCGCCCCCCGCGCTGGCCCGGCTGGCGGGGCCCCAGCTGTGGCGGACGCTCCTTCCAGGGACGGCAGCAGGGAACAGGCGCTGAGCCTCCTCCGGAAGGCCCTCCACGAGCTGGGGGCAGCTGGCGCTCAGGCGCCCGGCAG GCCCTCCCTCGCCACCGGCCCTGCGCCCAACTCCCATCCCAGGTCCGAAGGGCCAGGAGCAAGTCCAGCAGCCACGCGGCCACAGTCGGCGTCTCCGCAGGCCCTTAGCCCCGCCGCGAGGAGCGCGCCGCCGGCCCCCCGGAGCGCAGGCAGCATCTCGCGGGTGTCGGCGCCGCCCCAGGCGGGCAGGAAAGCCTCGGCTGCACCCTCAGGGGCCGTCGGGGCGGGTGCCGGCTCCAGGCTGAAGCTGGAGGCCCCGCGGGCCGAGG gcCCGAGTGCCAGCCCCCAGGAGGGCCAGGAGGACGGGCCGGCAGGATGGAGGGCCCGCCTGAAGCCCGTGGAGAAGAAAAGCCCCGCTGAGAG GGCTCTGGAGCTGAAGGAGCCTCAGGTCCTGGGAGAGCCGAGGGCGGGTCATGCACCCCAGAAGGTCTCTGGGAGCTCCGAGGGGGGCGTCCGCATCACCCTGACCCCTGTGCGAGTGGACAGGACACCAGGCCCGGCCGGGGCCAGCCTCCTAG ctgcatccccctcccccttccagtCCCCATCCCACCGCAGGAAGCTGGCGGTCCCTGCCAGCCTAGACGTTTCTGGCAGCTGGCTTCAGCCGGAGCCCTCGGGGAAGGAAGCCCCTGCCTGGAGccggaagaaggaggagaaagcccCTCCCCAGGGTGAACCAG TGAGGCCCTCGGGCCCGGCCGGCATCCCTGTTCCGCCTGGCGAGTCAGTGCCCTCCCCGGTCAGG CTGCACCCTGACTACGTGCCCCAGGAGGAGATCCAGCGGCAGGTGCAGGACATCGAGAGGCAGCTGGATGCCCTGGAGCTCCGGGGTGTGGAGCTGGAGAAGCGCCTGCGTGCGGCCGAGGAGG ACGCCTCGGAGGACGCCCTCATGGTGGACTGGTTCCGGCTCATCCACGAGAAGCAGCTGCTGCTGAGGCTGGAGTCTGAGCTGATGTACAA GGCCAGGGACCAGCGCCTGGAGGAGCAGCAGCTGGACATCGAGGGGGAGCTGCGCCGGCTGATGGCCAAGCCGG AGGCTCTGAAGTCCCCCCAGGATCGGCAGCGGGAGCAGGACCTGCTGAACCAGTACGTGAACACCGTCAATGACCGCAGTGACATCATCGACCTCCTGGATGAGGACCGGCTCAG